In Pseudomonadota bacterium, a single window of DNA contains:
- the ettA gene encoding energy-dependent translational throttle protein EttA: MTAQYIFNMNRLRKVHGTKEVLKDITLSFFPNAKIGVLGPNGAGKSTLLRIMAGEDKAFDGEASSASWATVGYVPQEPRLDEDKTVLENIREGASDVVALLKRYDEVNEAFGTCDDDKKMEKLLAEQARLLDEIEACDGWQLDRICELAIKAMHLPPADAEVKHLSGGEKRRVALARVLLQQPDMLLLDEPTNHLDAEAVAWLEKHLADYDGCIVAVTHDRYFLDNVAGWILELDRGKGLPFKGNYSGWLEQKEARLAQEEREENARQKTLKRELEWVRLSPKARQAKNKARVQSYDKLAAQAKESRQDTIELDLPPGPPLGGKVVEFKNVTKGFGERTLIKDLTFSLPRGGIVGVIGPNGAGKTTLFRMITGEQKPDVGSIEVGESVQLSYVDQSRDALTPDKLVYEEISEGQDPIKYGNREIPARAYAARFNFKGSDQQKRVGDLSGGERNRVHMAKMLKSGGNVLLLDEPSNDLDVDTLRALEEGLLEFPGCAVIISHDRWFLDRIATHILAFEGDGGVHFFDGNYSEYEEDRKRRLGDKASQPHEYRKKAAAKV; encoded by the coding sequence ACAAGGCCTTCGATGGCGAGGCCTCGTCGGCATCGTGGGCCACCGTCGGCTATGTCCCGCAAGAGCCCCGCCTCGACGAAGACAAGACGGTGCTCGAGAACATCCGTGAGGGCGCATCTGACGTGGTGGCCCTGCTGAAGCGCTACGACGAGGTGAACGAGGCCTTCGGCACGTGCGACGACGACAAGAAGATGGAGAAGCTGCTCGCCGAGCAGGCCCGCCTGCTCGACGAGATCGAGGCGTGCGACGGCTGGCAGCTCGATCGCATCTGCGAGCTCGCCATCAAGGCCATGCATCTGCCGCCCGCCGACGCGGAGGTCAAGCACCTGTCCGGCGGCGAGAAGCGCCGCGTCGCCCTGGCTCGGGTGCTGCTGCAGCAGCCCGACATGCTGCTCCTCGACGAGCCCACCAACCACCTCGACGCCGAGGCGGTGGCCTGGCTCGAGAAGCACCTGGCCGACTACGACGGCTGCATCGTGGCGGTGACGCACGATCGATACTTCCTCGACAACGTCGCCGGCTGGATCCTCGAGCTCGACCGTGGCAAGGGCCTCCCGTTCAAGGGCAACTACTCCGGCTGGCTCGAGCAGAAGGAGGCTCGGCTGGCCCAGGAAGAGCGCGAGGAGAACGCGCGTCAGAAGACCCTCAAGCGCGAGCTCGAGTGGGTGCGCCTGTCGCCCAAGGCACGTCAGGCCAAGAACAAGGCCCGCGTGCAGTCCTACGACAAGCTGGCCGCCCAGGCCAAGGAGTCGAGACAAGACACCATCGAGCTCGACCTGCCCCCCGGCCCGCCTCTCGGCGGCAAGGTGGTGGAGTTCAAGAACGTCACCAAGGGCTTCGGCGAGCGCACCCTCATCAAGGATCTCACCTTCAGCCTGCCGCGCGGCGGCATCGTGGGCGTCATCGGACCGAACGGTGCGGGCAAGACCACCCTGTTCCGCATGATCACGGGGGAGCAGAAGCCCGACGTGGGCAGCATCGAGGTCGGCGAGAGCGTGCAGCTGTCGTATGTCGACCAGTCGCGTGACGCCCTCACGCCGGACAAGCTGGTGTACGAAGAGATCAGCGAGGGCCAGGACCCCATCAAGTACGGCAACCGGGAGATCCCGGCCCGTGCCTACGCGGCGCGCTTCAACTTCAAGGGCAGCGACCAGCAGAAGCGCGTCGGCGACCTGTCCGGCGGTGAGCGCAACCGCGTGCACATGGCGAAGATGCTCAAGAGCGGGGGCAACGTGCTGCTGCTCGACGAGCCGTCAAACGACCTCGACGTCGATACCCTGCGCGCTCTCGAAGAGGGGCTGCTCGAGTTCCCGGGCTGCGCCGTGATCATCAGCCACGACCGCTGGTTCCTCGATCGCATCGCCACCCACATCCTCGCATTCGAGGGCGACGGTGGCGTGCACTTCTTCGACGGCAACTACAGCGAGTACGAGGAAGATCGCAAGCGACGGCTGGGCGACAAGGCGTCTCAGCCGCACGAGTACCGCAAGAAGGCCGCGGCCAAGGTCTGA